The genomic interval tcgctacatgcatgctcagtatgagggattgctgcaaagtcaacgccagtgactgtccactgtcgctacatgatcatccaggaggagtgaatgctgcaagtcactgactcgatgcaattcactgggtttcctttgatagaaaaactttttaaccagtttgaataaataactgaatctgactgcactgttcgatagttaggattaattggaatgtatgaacctgacttgtaatctgtatgattcgattgaattgactttgtgaactgccttgagacgacatgtgttgtgaaatggcgGAGTATAAATacaattgaattaaattgaattgaattaataatgTTTCTCCTTCTAGAAAGGTGCACTCAAAATAGTTTGAAAAATGGCATTATAACACTCCCAACATTGATGGGCGGCAACAACTTCTTCTGTAAGGTCATTGCAGACGTCTTTCTGCCTTGGCATTGTGCTAAAAAAAGACCTGTAAGCACCAGATCAACAAACTGCCAAACATCCAGCTTTTATAGAGGTGATTAGAGGCAAGCCAATCAAGTTCATTTAATTAGCAGCCGCTGACTTCTGCTTCCCCTTCATAAATCACATGGAAGCAGCAATGGTGTACTGAGTTCTTCACAaacagcttttctgtttttcttttgtaatgTAGCGTATAATGGTAGCACAGACTGTTGTCTGTTTATGACGATTTGCGGTCAGATTCAAACACTAGTTAGAACTCTTTTAAAGATCAGATGAGTGATTTGTGAATGATTCTGTCTATGTCAGAGTTTTCtattgtaaaatgtgtttgatttaaTTCAGTACATTACCAGTAATATCATTCCTTCATGTATGCATTCGGACATGCCTTTTAActattcatgttttaaataatctaaatagtGAGAAatctttcatttgcaaaaatgatatcaaacagtaaaataattgaAACAGAGGAAAAATGGTAACCATTTATTTAATGTATGCACTTTTGCTTGTACATTCTTTTCTTAACAGTATAGTTAGAAAAAAAGTTCTTATTTTTTAGATTTACAAAAAGTAGGTCTAAGGACCTCATAAAATGGCACCTATCATACTCAGCAggtgaaataaaagaagaacGAACCTCTGTTAGATCATATTAACATATTTTGCTAACCCGTTAACAGATAAGCAAAATATGCAAACATTATAAGGGTACACCTGAAAATTAGAAGCTTTTTATTCAGAGTTGATTTAAGAGTTGTCAATAAACGCAGACTACAAACATTTCTCTGGTTTAAACATCTCCAAGTCCTCCAAATTGTTTGACCCCAGTCTGCTGTCCACCTCCTGCTGTGATGCGGCTCAGGGGAATGATCTTCATGGTTGTTTCTTTCAGGGAGTACCAACGATTGTGCCATGTGACCCAAATAATGCCGTTGTCGAAGCCGTACTCACCGGCATCCTTTTCGCTGTACCTGCCACCTGTAAGGACACAGGAAAGAAAATTCAAATGCCAGAGGATTCAGTAGATTTAAGTTCCTGGGAAAGAGTTTTGTTCTTTTGCATTTAAATATGCTGCATTGTTGCTGGTTTTAGTCAGAGGGTTTTACCTGGATAATATTTTCCATTCAAATGTGCAGCGTGACATCTGTTCATCCACCACCCTGAGCCGTCCTGCTGGGCACAGCTTCCTGCATACTTATCGTTGTCCTTGTCGTGAGTACTGAACTGCATGCCGTTGTGTGATGTGTAGAACTTGTCACTGGGGTCGTCTCCGAAGTCGTAGCCATCAAAGGCATCGCCAGCATCACCACCAAAGTAGTAACCATAGGTGAGTCGGTACATGTCAGCCTCGGAGCCGATTCTGAACATATTGTAGTCGGCATACCTGCAGACAAACAGGCCATGTTTTTAGTTTCTTGTCGCCTCTGATTACTCACTGAATTTGTTCTCGAGTGGTAACCAAATCTCTAAGAGGTCATGTTTGCCATCTCTCCTTGCATAACACACAAGTGTGTGGGTGGTTGTGTGTTTGTACCTTTTGTTACCCTCCCAGTCCACAAGCTCAACCCTCAGCACGGTTGGGAGGGTTGAGCTGGTCGTCAGCAGGTGGATCTTTTCGTTACCGAGCCAAAATTCTGTTGTGTCATCTGGGGAGAGATATCCAAAGCCCTCCTTGTACTGAATCCAGTCTTTGAAGAAGTCCACGCTCCCATCACGTCTCTGGGGACATGACAATTTTGAAAGAGTCAAGACCTATGTAATTTCTTTCAGGACTGACAGTGCAGATTTTGTACAAGGACTTTTAGAAAATATGCGAGAATGACTAAAAATAAGATTAAACAGCAACAAAATGAATGCATACCCTTTGTATTACGGTGAAGCCACGACCAAAGTTGTCAATCTCACAATAGACCAAGAACTGCGCCTGTGCTTTGCTTGGCTTCACATAGTAAAGACCGCTGGTGGTGGCACCTTTGTTTGCAACATCCTGACAGTctgataatgaaaaaaaaaataaaaatgaaatattaacaTAAACTTTGTGAACAGGTATTTTATCCCATGAAATACGTCGGTGAGATTTAGTCTTTAACAGCCACAGAGTAAAAACTTTAAATCTGGTTTTATTCAGAGCAAACATGTGTCCGATGTTATGAAGCAGTAAATTGATTTTTGTCCTCTAACTAAACACTGAACAAGGgcacatattgttttgctgagGCCAGGTTAAGAAATATGTTGTGAAACAGGAACAGATCAATGGTTCATAGTGTCACAGTGTCTTTTTTTTCAGTCTCCATTTTTTACCTGTTCCTGTGATGGGTTGGATTTGGACCATGTCTCTGCAGGGCTCACTgcatttctgctgcagctgaaggGCCAGTTTCT from Girardinichthys multiradiatus isolate DD_20200921_A chromosome 5, DD_fGirMul_XY1, whole genome shotgun sequence carries:
- the fgg gene encoding fibrinogen gamma chain codes for the protein MALSVFATAGIIFLLFTSTSAQIRGDNHATCNMNDGFGKYCPTTCGVADYLFTYLPVVYEDLASMQNNLELIANLTRGADETITYMKDSTASAQKSSQPDPNYKKSSSMLDDVLRYENTILAQEQQFIELQNVILSNERRMGDLKKLALQLQQKCSEPCRDMVQIQPITGTDCQDVANKGATTSGLYYVKPSKAQAQFLVYCEIDNFGRGFTVIQRRRDGSVDFFKDWIQYKEGFGYLSPDDTTEFWLGNEKIHLLTTSSTLPTVLRVELVDWEGNKRYADYNMFRIGSEADMYRLTYGYYFGGDAGDAFDGYDFGDDPSDKFYTSHNGMQFSTHDKDNDKYAGSCAQQDGSGWWMNRCHAAHLNGKYYPGGRYSEKDAGEYGFDNGIIWVTWHNRWYSLKETTMKIIPLSRITAGGGQQTGVKQFGGLGDV